In a single window of the Tautonia marina genome:
- a CDS encoding RNA polymerase sigma factor — protein MAIADCGKTDRGLIGKVADWRDASAWGRFDATYRPMVRCWGRRFGLEGDDLEELCQVVMIWLSRKITSFRDEPSKTFRAWLRCVVSSRAIDLLRARRRSLPIIDPDAMIDARRLHESPSTACSAAGRFPTVPDEVLQAVQRRVQPESWRIFWMVRVEGMSVDEVRHLFGKTYAATYRNQERVARMLRSELERFRTPSA, from the coding sequence ATGGCGATCGCGGACTGCGGCAAGACAGATCGCGGCTTGATCGGAAAGGTTGCCGACTGGCGTGATGCCTCGGCCTGGGGACGGTTCGATGCCACCTACCGGCCGATGGTCCGGTGCTGGGGTCGGAGGTTCGGTCTTGAAGGGGATGACCTGGAGGAACTTTGCCAGGTCGTCATGATCTGGCTCAGCCGGAAAATCACAAGCTTCCGCGATGAGCCCTCGAAAACCTTCCGGGCGTGGCTCCGTTGTGTTGTCTCGTCTCGGGCGATCGACCTCCTGCGAGCTCGGCGACGGTCGTTGCCGATCATCGACCCCGACGCGATGATCGATGCGCGACGCTTGCACGAGTCTCCGTCCACGGCATGCTCGGCCGCCGGTCGGTTCCCAACGGTTCCCGACGAGGTTTTGCAGGCCGTCCAGCGGCGCGTTCAGCCCGAAAGCTGGCGGATCTTCTGGATGGTTCGCGTCGAAGGAATGTCGGTTGACGAGGTCCGTCATCTGTTCGGCAAGACCTACGCGGCGACCTATCGCAATCAAGAGCGCGTGGCCCGGATGCTCCGATCCGAGCTGGAACGATTCCGGACACCGAGTGCTTGA
- a CDS encoding PEP-CTERM sorting domain-containing protein: MPSHCPHLRFLTGLILIAAALLASEGRAEFVVTEYARLPRTPTQLSFGSDGSLYAGSTATDGADIGPSWVYRIAPGGTSVTRHGNEQINDPDAVLFDAEGRISGVAGSVIVGGLAPWNGVQNRGRLSAIRPNESIDFINSLQFENPHQMVFDSTGRMLLTDIGESRSVFAVTRDPGPNLQITRLIEFDTFGTTPSGLAIGAGDQIFTSHHDGVIRVHKADGTLVNNAFATLFDPTGLPPQGRQTNLAFAPGGMFGTDLYARGLTGEIIRIDASGQTEVILSGLGPISGMTFGPDGALYLADPRNDRILRVTPTVIPEPSSLLLLSLGGVAVVGVQLRRRFRRLG, translated from the coding sequence ATGCCAAGCCACTGTCCTCACCTCCGATTCCTCACCGGACTCATCCTGATCGCCGCCGCGCTGCTCGCCAGTGAGGGTCGGGCAGAGTTCGTGGTCACCGAGTACGCGAGACTCCCTCGAACTCCCACACAGCTTTCGTTCGGGTCGGACGGATCGCTTTATGCCGGTTCGACGGCGACCGATGGCGCCGACATCGGGCCATCGTGGGTCTATCGGATTGCCCCCGGTGGGACCTCAGTCACCCGGCACGGGAACGAGCAGATCAACGACCCGGACGCAGTCTTGTTCGACGCCGAAGGCCGGATCTCGGGTGTTGCCGGGTCGGTCATCGTGGGAGGATTGGCCCCCTGGAATGGCGTCCAGAACCGTGGCCGACTCTCGGCGATCCGTCCCAATGAATCGATTGACTTCATCAATTCGCTCCAATTCGAGAATCCGCATCAGATGGTGTTCGACTCCACCGGAAGAATGCTCCTGACGGATATTGGCGAGTCTCGGAGCGTGTTCGCCGTGACTCGCGATCCCGGGCCGAATCTTCAAATCACTCGCTTGATTGAATTCGACACCTTTGGAACCACTCCCTCGGGCCTGGCGATCGGCGCAGGCGACCAGATTTTCACCAGCCACCACGACGGAGTGATTCGCGTGCACAAGGCCGACGGCACGCTGGTCAACAATGCCTTCGCCACGTTGTTCGATCCGACCGGCTTACCTCCCCAGGGACGACAGACCAATCTCGCGTTCGCTCCCGGCGGGATGTTCGGCACTGACCTGTATGCAAGGGGCCTGACGGGTGAAATCATTCGGATCGATGCCAGTGGACAAACCGAGGTCATCCTCTCGGGCCTGGGGCCGATCAGCGGGATGACCTTTGGTCCCGATGGGGCTCTGTATCTGGCCGATCCTCGGAACGACCGCATCCTGAGGGTGACCCCCACGGTCATCCCCGAACCTTCGTCGCTGCTCTTGCTTAGTCTGGGAGGGGTGGCGGTCGTCGGGGTACAACTGCGTCGGAGATTCAGGCGGCTGGGCTGA
- a CDS encoding PD40 domain-containing protein translates to MTVIDSASRGGSTRGGSLIRTTTVVLGIVLAGPISAWAQGAASLFVVGADGTGLRTVAASGSGPNGFHRAAYPSWSPDGRLLAFTAFDATGRRPEIRVVSREGGPSRTIVEGVAPSWSHDGSKLACMISGKRTIATDWTRLGRNDERLAIVRLDQPEAIEDVGAGLWPRWSPTDDRLAFSSRQGASWDIFVRSANGMSLARLSDNPAMDTEPLWTPDGREVIFLSNRGVRWDLYRAPADGVAAPRRLTNHPSREEGASLSPDASRIAFTEQPDRPNSQILILDLASEVVRPLLLNPLGDRDPAWSPDGRFIAFASRRPLP, encoded by the coding sequence ATGACCGTGATCGATTCGGCTTCTCGGGGTGGCTCCACTCGCGGTGGCTCACTCATCCGAACGACGACCGTGGTCCTCGGGATTGTTCTGGCGGGTCCGATCTCGGCCTGGGCTCAGGGGGCGGCCAGCCTGTTCGTGGTTGGGGCTGATGGCACGGGGCTGCGAACGGTCGCGGCGTCTGGTTCCGGGCCGAACGGATTTCATCGGGCGGCCTACCCGAGCTGGTCGCCCGACGGTCGATTGCTTGCCTTCACGGCCTTCGATGCGACGGGCAGACGGCCTGAGATTCGCGTGGTTTCCCGGGAGGGCGGCCCATCTCGAACGATCGTTGAAGGTGTCGCTCCCTCCTGGTCGCACGATGGGTCAAAACTCGCGTGCATGATCAGCGGAAAACGCACGATTGCGACCGACTGGACCCGTCTGGGCCGAAATGATGAGCGGTTGGCCATTGTTCGGCTCGACCAGCCTGAGGCCATTGAGGACGTCGGCGCGGGCCTCTGGCCGCGCTGGTCGCCGACCGATGATCGCCTGGCGTTTTCCAGCCGACAGGGGGCAAGCTGGGATATTTTTGTTCGATCGGCCAACGGCATGAGCCTGGCTCGCCTGTCCGACAACCCCGCGATGGATACCGAGCCCCTCTGGACCCCCGACGGTCGAGAGGTGATTTTTCTCTCCAACCGGGGTGTTCGCTGGGATCTTTATCGCGCTCCAGCCGATGGCGTCGCTGCCCCTCGACGCTTGACCAATCATCCGAGCCGCGAAGAAGGAGCGAGCCTCAGCCCCGACGCTTCCCGGATTGCCTTTACCGAGCAGCCAGACCGCCCGAACAGCCAGATCCTCATTCTCGACCTGGCCAGTGAGGTTGTCCGCCCCCTGCTTCTCAATCCTCTGGGCGACCGCGATCCCGCCTGGTCACCCGATGGCCGCTTCATTGCCTTTGCCAGTCGTCGGCCATTACCGTGA
- a CDS encoding DUF4145 domain-containing protein: MLCPYCEKHVHIPIRQNQQIQMRSTDVFGQSELLYFYADNCPSCSEVIVALAVAEPIKEKQYHEQSDWEEPKFKEVIYPRSRAIKQLPPEVPPEYREDFDEAVYVLDLSPKSSAALSRRLLQQILRDRFSISKPVLHQEIQEFINSLHPPAHLSDQLDAIRLVGNFAAHPMKDSSTGEITEVEPGEAQWLLETLEGLFDFAFVQPAKFAARKMAINAKLRAAGKPELP; this comes from the coding sequence ATGCTCTGCCCGTATTGTGAAAAGCACGTTCATATTCCGATTCGTCAGAATCAGCAAATTCAGATGCGGAGTACGGATGTTTTTGGGCAGAGCGAGTTGCTCTACTTCTACGCTGACAATTGCCCATCGTGCTCCGAGGTTATCGTTGCTCTGGCAGTTGCAGAGCCCATAAAAGAGAAGCAATATCACGAGCAAAGCGATTGGGAAGAACCAAAGTTCAAGGAGGTAATTTATCCACGCAGCCGTGCCATCAAGCAATTGCCTCCCGAGGTTCCACCAGAATATCGTGAAGATTTTGATGAGGCCGTCTATGTCCTCGATCTCAGCCCCAAGTCGAGCGCCGCATTGAGCCGTCGGCTGCTCCAGCAAATATTGAGAGATCGTTTCTCGATCTCGAAGCCGGTGTTGCATCAAGAGATTCAGGAATTTATCAACTCGCTTCATCCGCCTGCTCACCTCAGCGATCAGCTTGATGCAATCAGGCTTGTCGGGAATTTCGCAGCCCATCCAATGAAGGATTCGTCAACAGGGGAGATCACGGAGGTCGAGCCGGGCGAAGCGCAGTGGTTGCTAGAGACGCTGGAAGGCCTCTTCGACTTCGCCTTCGTACAGCCTGCGAAGTTCGCGGCTCGCAAAATGGCTATTAACGCCAAGCTCAGGGCGGCAGGAAAGCCGGAACTTCCCTGA
- a CDS encoding pyridoxal phosphate-dependent aminotransferase has translation MHHPLLSRKAERFTESVIRGMSIEARKYGAVNLAQGMPDFPAPEAIKEAACRAIRDDINQYAITWGSTNLREAIAEHAAWHLGMEVDPEQEITVTCGSTEAMIVALLSLINPGDEVILTQPYYENYWPDCIIAGAEPRFVPIRPPHWSFDFDELAAAFNERTKAIVLCNPNNPTGTVFSREELEHVAALCRKWDVIAITDEIYEHILYDGRHHLCIASLDGMRERSVTVSGMSKTFGVTGWRVGTIIAPPKMTWAFRQMHDFISIGAAAPLQEAGAVAYRLPRSYFDGLSSAYQARRDRFCAPLLEIGFDFEPPQGAYYVMADFSSFVGDRPDDKVFARHLVREVGVATVPGSSFFRDKELGRHLIRFCFCKKTETLDKAVKRLKSLRALC, from the coding sequence ATGCACCATCCGCTCTTATCTCGAAAAGCCGAGCGGTTCACCGAGAGTGTGATCCGAGGCATGTCGATCGAGGCGCGTAAGTACGGCGCTGTCAACCTGGCCCAGGGGATGCCCGACTTCCCCGCTCCCGAGGCCATCAAGGAGGCTGCCTGTCGGGCGATCCGGGACGACATCAATCAATATGCCATCACCTGGGGATCAACGAATCTCCGCGAGGCCATTGCCGAGCATGCCGCCTGGCACCTGGGCATGGAAGTCGATCCGGAGCAGGAAATCACCGTCACCTGTGGGAGCACCGAGGCGATGATCGTCGCCTTGCTGTCGCTCATCAACCCCGGTGACGAGGTGATCCTGACCCAGCCTTACTATGAGAATTACTGGCCCGATTGCATCATCGCCGGGGCCGAACCGCGCTTTGTTCCCATTCGGCCGCCCCACTGGTCGTTCGACTTCGACGAACTGGCCGCCGCGTTCAACGAGCGGACGAAGGCTATCGTTCTTTGCAATCCCAACAATCCGACCGGCACCGTCTTCAGCCGAGAGGAACTGGAACACGTCGCCGCCCTTTGCCGCAAGTGGGACGTGATCGCCATTACTGACGAAATTTATGAGCATATTCTCTATGACGGCCGCCACCATCTCTGCATTGCCTCGCTCGACGGCATGCGGGAGCGTTCGGTGACTGTTTCAGGGATGTCGAAGACCTTTGGCGTGACCGGCTGGCGGGTCGGGACGATCATCGCCCCGCCGAAAATGACCTGGGCCTTTCGCCAGATGCATGACTTTATCTCGATCGGTGCCGCGGCCCCGTTGCAAGAGGCCGGCGCGGTGGCCTACCGCCTTCCCCGATCGTATTTCGACGGTCTCTCCTCGGCCTATCAGGCCCGCAGAGATCGCTTCTGCGCGCCTTTGCTGGAGATCGGCTTCGACTTCGAGCCGCCACAAGGGGCCTACTATGTGATGGCCGATTTTTCAAGCTTCGTGGGAGATCGGCCCGACGACAAGGTGTTCGCCCGGCACCTTGTCCGCGAGGTTGGCGTGGCGACCGTTCCCGGCTCCAGCTTCTTTCGGGATAAGGAACTGGGCCGCCATCTCATACGCTTCTGCTTCTGCAAAAAAACGGAGACGCTCGACAAAGCGGTAAAACGCCTGAAATCCTTGCGGGCACTGTGTTAG
- a CDS encoding phosphatase domain-containing protein yields the protein MYRMLIPGLVMVTVAGGVPGFNDEPERIEAPGIENLFRLSPKLLSGGQPEGEEAFQALADLGVRTIVSVDGARPDLALARQYGLRYVHLPVGYDGIPLDRAMALAKVMKDAKGTIYVHCHHGKHRGPAAAAVCAMVAEGWDHATARQWLERAGTSPDYTGLYASIASFVPPSETALKTLTAADLPEQAEVPDLVEGMVEIDLRWEHLKLMADAGFTVPNDHPDLDPAHEATLLVEHYRELARLDESKGRGEVFLSLLARSERNALALRDTLRPSTINREAASTAFQAAAKDCKACHSRFRDRLP from the coding sequence ATGTACCGAATGCTCATTCCTGGACTGGTCATGGTCACCGTTGCGGGTGGCGTTCCGGGCTTCAACGACGAGCCGGAACGGATCGAGGCGCCCGGCATCGAAAACCTGTTCCGTCTTTCACCGAAGTTGCTGAGTGGGGGACAACCGGAGGGGGAAGAAGCGTTCCAGGCTCTGGCCGACCTGGGCGTGCGAACGATCGTCAGTGTGGATGGAGCGCGCCCTGACCTGGCACTCGCCCGGCAATACGGTTTGCGTTATGTGCATTTGCCCGTGGGCTACGATGGCATTCCGCTCGATCGCGCGATGGCGCTGGCCAAGGTGATGAAGGACGCAAAGGGTACAATTTACGTTCACTGTCACCACGGAAAGCATCGCGGACCGGCCGCGGCGGCGGTCTGCGCCATGGTTGCCGAAGGATGGGACCATGCCACGGCCCGGCAATGGCTCGAACGTGCCGGAACCTCGCCCGATTACACGGGCCTTTACGCGAGCATCGCATCCTTCGTCCCCCCTTCCGAGACGGCGCTGAAGACCCTAACCGCCGCCGACCTTCCCGAGCAGGCTGAAGTTCCCGATCTGGTGGAAGGGATGGTCGAGATCGACCTGCGCTGGGAGCATCTGAAGCTCATGGCCGACGCCGGGTTCACTGTCCCCAACGATCATCCCGACCTCGACCCAGCCCACGAGGCCACCCTGCTCGTCGAGCATTACCGCGAACTGGCTCGGCTGGACGAGTCGAAGGGCAGGGGAGAGGTCTTCCTCTCCTTGCTGGCAAGGTCCGAACGGAACGCCCTGGCCTTGCGGGACACATTGCGACCCTCCACGATCAATCGTGAGGCGGCATCAACCGCGTTTCAGGCCGCGGCGAAGGACTGCAAGGCCTGTCACTCCCGCTTCCGGGACCGCTTGCCGTGA
- the queG gene encoding tRNA epoxyqueuosine(34) reductase QueG has protein sequence MSGAPPAQQSAEVKRLASDLRFDLVGIAPAVSPPGYGSFLDWLAGGNAAEMTYMQTHAAARQHPESVLEGVRSVVMVALSYNPGEPDPSATPRTGKVARYARGRDYHKVLWKRLGRLKEQIDAAFPQSRSRAVADTAPLLERDFARLSGLGWIAKNTMLINRQLGSYTVLGALLTDLELEPDAPHESTHCGTCTRCLDACPTDALTTPGRLDARKCISYWTIEHRGPLPDTAADQLHGWLFGCDICQEVCPWNRKAPPGTAPELTADPRRVAVDLVELLRSDDTTIASLIQGSAMTRTKRIGLLRNAASLLAARAIADPDVLDALAFRQNDPDPVVREACKKALARLRRTS, from the coding sequence GTGAGTGGAGCGCCCCCTGCCCAACAATCGGCCGAGGTGAAGCGTCTGGCCAGCGACCTGAGGTTCGACCTCGTCGGCATCGCCCCGGCCGTCTCGCCGCCAGGGTACGGCTCGTTCCTCGACTGGCTTGCCGGGGGGAACGCGGCAGAAATGACCTACATGCAAACTCACGCCGCAGCTCGACAGCATCCCGAGTCCGTCCTGGAAGGCGTTCGTTCGGTCGTGATGGTCGCCCTGTCGTACAACCCCGGAGAGCCTGACCCTTCTGCCACGCCTCGGACCGGCAAGGTCGCCCGCTATGCCAGGGGGAGAGATTACCACAAGGTCCTCTGGAAACGCCTGGGACGATTGAAGGAGCAGATTGACGCCGCGTTTCCTCAATCTCGGTCGCGGGCGGTCGCCGATACCGCGCCGCTGCTGGAGCGAGATTTCGCACGCCTGTCGGGTCTGGGGTGGATCGCAAAGAATACTATGCTCATCAATCGTCAGCTCGGCAGTTATACCGTTCTTGGCGCGCTCTTGACCGATCTGGAACTCGAACCCGACGCTCCCCACGAATCAACCCATTGCGGCACCTGCACCCGATGCCTCGACGCTTGCCCGACCGACGCCTTGACGACCCCCGGTCGGCTCGACGCCCGAAAGTGCATCAGTTACTGGACCATCGAGCACCGTGGCCCCCTCCCCGACACCGCCGCCGACCAGCTCCACGGCTGGCTTTTCGGCTGTGACATCTGCCAGGAAGTCTGCCCCTGGAACCGCAAGGCTCCCCCCGGCACCGCCCCTGAGTTGACAGCCGATCCAAGGCGAGTTGCCGTTGATCTGGTTGAGTTGCTTCGAAGCGACGATACAACCATCGCTTCCCTGATCCAGGGCTCGGCCATGACGAGGACCAAACGCATCGGCCTGCTTCGCAACGCGGCGAGTCTGCTCGCAGCCCGCGCGATTGCCGATCCGGACGTGCTCGATGCGCTTGCCTTCAGGCAGAACGACCCCGACCCCGTCGTCCGCGAAGCCTGCAAGAAGGCCCTCGCACGACTTCGTCGGACTTCATAA
- a CDS encoding serine hydrolase domain-containing protein has product MRCVLLVALVSTLCPVLPCLGQGAEDPAGAEADALAAVLEPIRERHGLPALAGAIVTTEGPIAVGAVGLRRAGDGPPVTSDDRFHLGSCTKAMTATLLATFVEEGAITWQTTLAEALPDLIEVIHPDLRSATLEQVLAHRAGFSGETAAPGLSLGAMKTSKASLTDQRTDYLRRVLAEAPSSPPGSNFEYSNRGYLVAGAIAERLGGAPWETLIRRRLFEPLGMNSSGFGPMASPGKVDQPWSHLVRNGQTMPIPPGPGSDNPMVIGPAGTVHASMADWARFVACHLRAGEDGPALLAPETFAVLHTRPTEGDYAFGWGFHDRAWGGGTVLTHAGSNTLNYAVVWMAPNRRFAVLAATNQAGEAGPIACDEVSLALIQYYLKHFAGNGPGSRE; this is encoded by the coding sequence ATGCGTTGCGTTCTCCTGGTGGCGTTGGTTTCAACGTTGTGCCCAGTCCTTCCCTGCCTGGGTCAGGGGGCGGAAGACCCCGCTGGGGCGGAGGCTGATGCACTGGCCGCCGTGCTCGAACCGATTCGGGAGCGTCACGGTTTACCCGCGCTGGCTGGCGCGATCGTCACGACGGAAGGGCCGATCGCCGTGGGAGCGGTCGGCCTGCGGCGAGCAGGAGACGGACCGCCAGTGACCTCCGACGATCGCTTTCATCTCGGATCATGCACCAAGGCGATGACCGCGACCTTGCTCGCCACGTTCGTCGAGGAGGGGGCGATCACCTGGCAAACAACTCTCGCCGAGGCGTTACCTGATCTGATCGAGGTGATCCACCCCGACCTTCGATCGGCCACGCTTGAACAGGTGCTTGCCCACCGCGCCGGTTTCTCGGGTGAAACGGCCGCGCCGGGGCTGTCGTTGGGGGCCATGAAGACCTCGAAGGCCTCCCTGACCGACCAGCGGACCGACTACCTCCGGCGCGTCCTGGCCGAGGCCCCGTCCTCCCCTCCGGGATCGAACTTCGAGTACTCCAACCGGGGTTATCTTGTTGCCGGAGCGATCGCCGAACGACTGGGAGGCGCACCCTGGGAAACCCTGATACGCCGCCGGCTCTTTGAGCCGCTCGGCATGAACTCAAGCGGCTTTGGCCCGATGGCGTCGCCCGGGAAAGTCGATCAGCCCTGGTCGCACCTTGTTCGCAATGGACAGACGATGCCGATTCCTCCTGGACCAGGGTCGGACAATCCCATGGTCATTGGCCCCGCAGGCACTGTTCATGCCTCAATGGCCGACTGGGCTCGCTTCGTCGCCTGTCACTTGCGGGCAGGGGAAGACGGACCTGCGTTGCTTGCTCCCGAAACCTTTGCCGTCCTGCACACTCGACCGACCGAAGGAGACTATGCCTTCGGCTGGGGCTTCCATGACCGTGCCTGGGGAGGCGGCACGGTCTTGACCCATGCCGGGAGCAATACCTTGAACTATGCCGTCGTTTGGATGGCTCCGAACCGCCGCTTTGCCGTCCTGGCCGCCACCAACCAGGCGGGAGAGGCGGGGCCAATAGCCTGTGATGAGGTGAGTTTAGCACTGATTCAGTACTATCTGAAGCATTTTGCCGGGAACGGACCGGGGTCGCGCGAGTGA
- a CDS encoding S41 family peptidase, whose amino-acid sequence MLRSTRLVFVLGVLGLPIVSGSLWAQEPVAEARSTEAAAEPNAVRLTAEQARLNLESFDIVWETIRDKHFDPNLNGVDWPAVREELRPRMAEAKTMDEARETLQDMVKRLNQSHFGIISRSVYDAIDGEDAQSGGDGSTGLHIRAVEGEALVVLVEPGSPAEASGIKAGWIVDQIEGKPVAPVLEKVAEAYRDSTQLDLYASRVVERRLDGPSGSDRTITFRDGEGEQVERTLTLARPRGTTARFGNLPPMTVYFETRQVDETIPYVHWSAFFDPASLIPRIGEAITGQLDAPGLILDLRGNPGGIGAMAMGICGWLIDESGLKLGTMTTRDTNLNFVVFPRAETFQGPVAVLVDGCSASTSEIFAGGLQDLGRARIFGTRTAGAALPSIVVKLPNGDGFQYAFANYVSASGATLEGIGVIPDEEVWPSREGLLSGGDPVLDAAIEWIRVQNGE is encoded by the coding sequence ATGCTCCGATCGACCCGACTGGTGTTCGTCCTGGGTGTTCTAGGATTGCCGATCGTCTCCGGCTCCCTGTGGGCGCAGGAGCCGGTTGCCGAGGCCCGTTCTACCGAAGCCGCCGCGGAGCCCAACGCCGTTCGACTGACCGCGGAACAGGCTCGCCTGAACCTCGAATCGTTTGACATCGTTTGGGAAACGATTCGAGACAAGCATTTCGATCCCAACCTCAACGGCGTGGACTGGCCTGCCGTCCGCGAGGAACTCCGGCCCAGGATGGCCGAGGCGAAAACCATGGACGAGGCGAGGGAGACGCTGCAAGACATGGTGAAGCGATTGAACCAATCGCATTTTGGGATCATTTCCCGATCGGTGTACGATGCGATTGATGGCGAGGACGCTCAATCCGGCGGTGATGGTTCGACCGGTCTGCACATCCGGGCCGTCGAGGGGGAAGCGCTGGTTGTCCTGGTCGAACCGGGCTCACCCGCCGAGGCAAGTGGCATCAAGGCCGGTTGGATCGTTGATCAGATTGAAGGGAAGCCGGTCGCCCCGGTCCTTGAAAAGGTGGCCGAGGCGTACCGCGACTCGACCCAGCTCGACCTCTACGCCTCTCGGGTGGTCGAGCGCAGGCTCGATGGGCCGAGCGGGTCGGATCGGACCATCACCTTCCGCGATGGCGAGGGGGAGCAGGTCGAGCGAACGCTCACACTGGCCCGTCCTCGGGGAACGACGGCCCGGTTCGGAAACCTGCCACCGATGACGGTCTACTTCGAAACGCGCCAGGTCGATGAAACCATCCCTTATGTTCACTGGAGTGCGTTCTTTGATCCGGCGTCCCTCATTCCCAGGATCGGCGAGGCGATTACGGGGCAACTCGACGCGCCGGGCCTGATTCTTGACCTGCGCGGGAATCCGGGCGGGATCGGTGCCATGGCCATGGGCATCTGCGGCTGGTTGATTGATGAGTCGGGCCTGAAGCTCGGCACCATGACCACCCGTGACACGAACCTGAACTTCGTCGTATTCCCGAGAGCCGAGACGTTCCAGGGGCCGGTCGCGGTGCTGGTGGACGGCTGCTCGGCCTCGACCTCCGAGATCTTCGCTGGTGGCCTTCAAGACCTTGGTCGGGCCCGGATCTTCGGGACTCGGACAGCCGGGGCGGCCTTGCCGTCAATTGTTGTGAAGCTTCCCAACGGAGACGGCTTTCAGTACGCCTTCGCCAATTATGTGTCCGCCAGCGGAGCAACGCTGGAGGGGATCGGGGTGATCCCTGATGAGGAAGTCTGGCCGTCGCGCGAGGGTTTGCTCTCGGGCGGTGATCCGGTTCTCGATGCGGCCATCGAGTGGATTCGCGTTCAGAACGGTGAATGA